A single window of Thermodesulfovibrionia bacterium DNA harbors:
- a CDS encoding ABC transporter permease: MSRINSLTSFWRIFSRHKLAVFGLGLVAIFFIIAIFAPMIAPYDPNDIDSRHILEAPGREHILGTDDLGRDVFSRMVYGSRISLEVGFVAVGISTLIGIIFGALAGYYGKWADMLIMRFVDIMLSIPTFFLILAVIAFIEPGIWNIMIVIGLTSWMGVARLVRAEFLSLKEREFVLAARAIGAGDMRIIFSHIMPNSLSPVFVSAVLGVAAAILVESSLSFLGIGVQPPTPSWGNILTLGKDNIEIAWWLSVFPGIAILLTVLSYNLVGEGLRDALDPRLRQGRK; this comes from the coding sequence ATGAGCAGGATAAATTCATTGACTTCATTCTGGCGCATCTTCAGCAGGCATAAGCTTGCGGTATTCGGGCTGGGGCTTGTGGCGATATTCTTTATCATCGCAATATTCGCGCCGATGATAGCTCCTTATGACCCGAATGACATAGACAGCAGGCATATTCTCGAAGCACCCGGCAGAGAGCACATCCTCGGCACTGATGACCTTGGTAGAGATGTCTTCTCAAGGATGGTCTACGGAAGCAGGATATCTCTTGAGGTAGGCTTTGTTGCTGTCGGCATATCCACTTTGATAGGAATAATATTCGGCGCACTGGCAGGCTACTACGGCAAGTGGGCAGACATGCTCATCATGAGGTTCGTAGATATCATGCTCTCAATACCAACATTCTTTCTGATACTCGCTGTTATCGCATTTATCGAACCGGGCATATGGAACATAATGATCGTGATAGGGCTAACCTCATGGATGGGGGTTGCAAGGCTTGTGCGCGCGGAGTTTTTGTCTTTGAAAGAGAGGGAGTTCGTGCTTGCGGCAAGGGCTATCGGCGCAGGCGACATGCGCATCATCTTCAGCCATATAATGCCGAACAGCCTCTCTCCTGTTTTTGTTTCAGCAGTTCTCGGAGTGGCAGCAGCGATACTTGTAGAGTCATCGCTGAGCTTCCTCGGAATTGGTGTTCAGCCGCCAACGCCGAGCTGGGGCAACATACTCACATTGGGAAAGGATAATATCGAGATAGCGTGGTGGCTGTCGGTATTCCCCGGTATCGCTATACTGCTGACTGTCTTAAGCTATAACCTTGTCGGCGAAGGGCTGAGGGATGCGCTTGACCCGAGGCTCAGGCAGGGAAGAAAGTAA
- the purF gene encoding amidophosphoribosyltransferase: MKDSTSLSLDKFHDECGVVGIYNHADAANLTYLGLHALQHRGQEGAGICSSDSRQLYIEKSMGLVADIFSEKRLTRLPGNMAIGHNRYSTAGSSVLKNVQPIMVNFYLGPLAIAHNGNLVNANELKDELEANGAIFQSNSDSEVILHLIANSKAGTFYERVVEALSKLRGAYSILIMSAKELIAVRDPHGFRPLSIGKFDGAHVIASETCAFDLIDADYVRDVEPGEMIVINDKGMQSFKPLHCPKKSFCIFEFVYFSRPDSNIFGNQNVNKIRKEFGRQLAREYPIDADLVIPVPDSGVPAALGYAEESGIPFDFGLVRNHYVGRTFIEPKGAIRHFGVKLKLNPVRDLLEGKKIVVVDDSIVRGTTSKKIVKMLKERGGAKEVHMRISSPPTIGPCFYGIDTPNRSELIAATHTLKEIEKYITSNSLNYLSIEGLLKVVPTPDNYCTACFDNNYPVMTSEEKAEQMALFKGF; encoded by the coding sequence TTGAAAGATAGCACTTCTCTGTCTTTGGACAAGTTCCATGACGAGTGCGGTGTCGTGGGCATCTACAATCATGCTGACGCGGCGAACCTCACATATCTCGGCCTTCACGCGCTCCAGCACAGGGGACAGGAAGGCGCAGGAATATGCTCTTCAGATTCCAGGCAGCTGTATATTGAAAAGTCCATGGGCCTTGTTGCAGACATATTTTCCGAGAAAAGACTGACTCGGCTGCCAGGGAATATGGCGATCGGCCACAACCGCTACTCAACCGCCGGGTCAAGCGTGCTGAAGAACGTCCAGCCGATAATGGTGAACTTCTACCTCGGCCCTCTTGCCATAGCGCATAACGGAAACCTTGTGAACGCCAATGAGCTCAAAGATGAGCTTGAGGCGAACGGCGCGATATTCCAGTCAAACTCCGACAGCGAGGTCATCCTGCACCTTATCGCCAACTCAAAGGCCGGCACATTCTATGAGCGTGTAGTAGAAGCGCTCAGCAAATTGCGCGGGGCATACAGCATCCTGATAATGTCCGCAAAAGAACTTATCGCGGTCAGAGACCCTCACGGCTTCAGGCCGTTAAGCATCGGCAAGTTTGACGGCGCTCATGTTATCGCCTCAGAGACATGCGCATTTGACCTGATAGATGCCGATTACGTGCGCGATGTAGAGCCCGGAGAGATGATAGTCATAAATGATAAGGGCATGCAGTCTTTCAAACCGCTTCACTGCCCGAAAAAATCATTCTGCATATTTGAGTTTGTATATTTCTCAAGGCCTGACAGCAATATCTTCGGAAACCAGAACGTAAATAAGATAAGAAAAGAGTTCGGCCGCCAGTTAGCAAGAGAGTATCCCATTGATGCGGACCTCGTCATCCCGGTTCCTGATTCAGGAGTGCCAGCCGCACTTGGCTATGCGGAAGAGAGCGGCATACCCTTTGACTTCGGACTGGTAAGAAATCATTACGTTGGCAGGACGTTCATCGAGCCGAAAGGCGCCATAAGGCATTTCGGAGTGAAGCTGAAGCTGAACCCTGTGAGGGATCTGCTTGAAGGCAAAAAGATAGTTGTGGTTGATGATTCGATAGTAAGGGGAACGACAAGCAAGAAGATCGTCAAGATGCTCAAGGAACGCGGCGGCGCAAAAGAGGTTCATATGAGGATAAGCTCACCGCCTACGATAGGCCCCTGCTTCTACGGCATAGACACGCCGAACCGGAGCGAGCTTATCGCAGCGACACACACACTCAAAGAGATCGAAAAGTACATTACATCGAACAGCCTTAACTATCTGAGCATTGAAGGCTTATTAAAAGTTGTGCCTACGCCTGATAATTACTGTACCGCATGTTTTGACAATAACTATCCGGTCATGACATCTGAGGAAAAGGCCGAGCAGATGGCGCTCTTCAAAGGTTTTTAA
- a CDS encoding peptide-binding protein: MSDLILRKTSFLSLFCIVLSLITLSGCKNKTPETESSSPAVSENAIYEPAYGDTFVEGSIGEPSILIPMLAGDSASHSVAGMIFNGLVKYDIDLSVKGDLAESWEVSPDGLVITFHLRKNVRWTDGVEFTADDVMFGYKTIIDEKTPTPYKEDFLQVKKAEVLDKYIFRVTYEKPFAPALTSWGNLIILPKHLLEGKDITKVDFARSPIGMGQYKFNRWTSGQDVRLTSNEDYFEGRPYIDQYIYKIIPDPATMFLELQSQGVDMMGLTPIQYTKQTETALFKKNFQKFRYPVFSYTYMGFNLKFPLFSDVRVRKAIAYAVDKKELVDVVLLGLGKPATGPYVPETWPYNPDVTKYEYNKDKALSLLKDAGWSDSDSDGILDKDGKPFEFTILSNMGNQQRMNAATIIQQKLKKIGIRVEIRAVEWSTFINEFIDKRRFQAVILGWSIGIDPDQYDIWHSSKTGEKEFNFVSYSNPEVDALLEKGRRTFDIEERKKSYFRIQDILADEVPYLFLYVPEATPIVHSRFKGIKPTPIGISYNFNKWFVPQKLQRHSSIQQ, from the coding sequence ATGAGTGATCTCATTCTTAGGAAAACTTCTTTTCTATCCCTCTTCTGCATTGTTTTATCATTAATAACTCTATCCGGCTGCAAAAATAAAACTCCTGAAACAGAGAGTTCCTCGCCTGCTGTGAGCGAAAATGCGATATACGAACCGGCTTACGGAGATACATTTGTCGAGGGTTCGATAGGCGAACCGAGCATCCTGATACCTATGCTCGCAGGCGACAGCGCATCGCACAGCGTCGCCGGCATGATCTTCAACGGGCTCGTCAAATACGATATCGACCTGAGCGTCAAAGGCGACCTTGCCGAGTCATGGGAGGTCTCTCCTGACGGGCTGGTCATCACATTCCATCTCAGGAAAAATGTCAGATGGACAGACGGTGTTGAGTTCACGGCAGATGATGTTATGTTCGGATACAAGACGATCATAGATGAAAAGACGCCTACTCCTTATAAAGAAGATTTTCTTCAGGTAAAAAAGGCAGAGGTGCTGGATAAATATATCTTCAGGGTCACATATGAAAAGCCCTTTGCCCCTGCGCTCACCTCATGGGGAAACCTGATCATTCTGCCCAAACACCTTCTTGAGGGCAAGGACATAACAAAGGTTGATTTTGCGAGAAGCCCGATAGGCATGGGGCAGTACAAATTCAACAGATGGACCTCGGGGCAGGATGTAAGGCTGACATCGAACGAGGACTATTTCGAGGGAAGGCCGTACATTGACCAATACATCTACAAGATAATCCCTGACCCTGCCACAATGTTCCTTGAGCTTCAGTCACAGGGCGTGGACATGATGGGACTTACGCCGATACAGTACACAAAACAGACAGAGACCGCCCTCTTTAAAAAGAATTTTCAGAAGTTCCGCTATCCTGTTTTCTCCTACACCTACATGGGCTTTAACCTCAAGTTCCCTCTGTTCAGCGATGTGCGCGTAAGAAAGGCGATAGCATATGCAGTAGATAAAAAAGAACTTGTTGATGTGGTGCTGCTCGGGCTTGGAAAGCCTGCCACAGGGCCTTATGTGCCTGAGACATGGCCTTACAACCCTGATGTAACGAAGTATGAATACAATAAAGATAAGGCGCTAAGCCTTCTTAAGGATGCCGGATGGAGCGATTCAGACAGTGACGGGATTCTGGATAAGGATGGGAAACCTTTTGAGTTCACTATACTGAGCAACATGGGCAACCAGCAGAGGATGAACGCCGCGACCATCATACAGCAGAAACTAAAAAAGATAGGGATAAGAGTAGAGATAAGGGCTGTTGAGTGGAGCACATTCATAAACGAGTTCATTGACAAGAGGCGCTTTCAGGCGGTCATACTCGGATGGAGCATAGGCATCGACCCTGACCAGTATGACATCTGGCACTCAAGCAAGACAGGCGAGAAAGAGTTTAACTTTGTCTCATACAGTAACCCTGAAGTTGACGCGCTTCTTGAGAAGGGGCGAAGGACATTTGATATAGAGGAGAGGAAGAAGTCGTACTTCAGGATACAGGATATACTCGCAGATGAGGTGCCTTATCTGTTTTTGTATGTGCCTGAAGCCACGCCAATCGTGCATTCAAGGTTCAAGGGCATTAAACCGACGCCAATCGGCATAAGCTATAACTTCAACAAATGGTTCGTCCCTCAGAAACTCCAGAGACACAGCAGTATTCAGCAGTAA
- the pyrE gene encoding orotate phosphoribosyltransferase, whose translation MRRYRSTAAMKKRLIELIISRTFKYTDEPTFKLAAGGMSNFYFNCKPTTLNAEGMYLIGNLLYEMIMKDKKWKVKGVGGLTLGADPVANAIAYTSYLKGELLEAFVVRKEPKKHGTMQWVEGQIKEGDKVLIVEDVITTGGSSIKAVERAQLCGLKVVGVLSLIDRQEGGKEAIKKLGIPCKALLTKEDIFEAFKKGAKA comes from the coding sequence ATGCGCAGATACCGGTCAACCGCTGCAATGAAGAAGAGGCTCATCGAATTAATCATTTCAAGGACATTCAAATATACTGACGAGCCGACATTCAAGCTTGCGGCAGGCGGGATGAGCAATTTTTACTTCAACTGCAAACCCACCACACTGAACGCTGAGGGGATGTATCTTATAGGCAATCTTCTCTACGAGATGATCATGAAGGATAAAAAGTGGAAGGTCAAAGGAGTCGGCGGGCTTACGCTCGGCGCAGACCCTGTTGCAAACGCCATCGCCTACACTTCGTATTTAAAGGGGGAGCTGCTTGAGGCTTTTGTTGTTCGCAAGGAGCCGAAGAAGCACGGCACGATGCAGTGGGTAGAGGGTCAGATAAAAGAAGGGGACAAGGTCTTGATCGTTGAAGATGTCATTACTACCGGCGGGTCTTCTATAAAGGCGGTTGAGAGGGCGCAACTCTGCGGGCTCAAGGTCGTCGGCGTGCTTTCACTTATAGACAGACAGGAGGGCGGCAAAGAGGCGATAAAAAAATTAGGCATTCCTTGTAAGGCATTATTGACCAAGGAAGATATATTTGAAGCGTTTAAAAAAGGCGCAAAGGCTTAG
- a CDS encoding lysophospholipid acyltransferase family protein, translating to MLFIIFLIFFFATSAVFFCIALAVWLFTVLFDKRLSILHQFMSFWGVFYIWAIPGFSLAIEGREKARKGATYIIVSNHQSQLDIMAAFGLFIPFKWVSKAEVFRIPFIGWAMSLNRYIKLVRYDRKGMLRMFRDAERTLSSGSSVFFFPEGTRSETGIVGPFKSGAFILAKKMNLPILPIVINGTGKALPKGSLNFHGKQKISVKVLDEIAYDDFADISSEDLAAKIRDLIAANVDEERQAGFSKR from the coding sequence ATGCTATTTATAATATTTTTAATATTCTTCTTTGCGACATCAGCTGTATTTTTTTGTATAGCTCTTGCGGTCTGGCTTTTTACAGTTCTTTTTGACAAGCGCCTTTCCATTTTGCATCAATTCATGTCCTTCTGGGGTGTATTTTATATATGGGCGATACCCGGCTTTTCTCTTGCGATAGAGGGCAGGGAGAAGGCGAGAAAGGGCGCGACATATATTATCGTATCCAATCATCAGTCCCAGCTTGATATAATGGCTGCCTTCGGGCTCTTCATCCCATTTAAATGGGTCTCAAAGGCAGAGGTCTTTCGGATACCTTTTATAGGATGGGCCATGTCGCTGAACCGGTATATCAAGTTAGTGCGCTATGACAGAAAGGGGATGCTCAGGATGTTCAGGGATGCGGAGAGGACGCTTTCAAGCGGAAGTTCCGTATTCTTCTTTCCCGAGGGCACACGCTCAGAAACAGGCATCGTGGGGCCTTTCAAATCAGGCGCATTTATTCTGGCAAAGAAGATGAATCTGCCGATCCTTCCGATAGTGATAAACGGAACCGGCAAGGCATTGCCCAAAGGCAGCCTCAACTTTCACGGCAAACAGAAGATAAGTGTGAAGGTGCTTGACGAGATAGCGTATGATGATTTTGCAGACATCTCTTCTGAAGACCTTGCCGCAAAGATCAGGGACTTAATAGCCGCGAATGTTGATGAGGAAAGGCAGGCGGGCTTTTCAAAGAGATAG
- a CDS encoding DNA translocase FtsK 4TM domain-containing protein, which produces MDKVGRIKEEIAGILYLLVGIVILVSLFSHSAWDPSFFTNNPIGHGGINNTLGPFGSYLSDMLLQLMGLSAYLFPTVLMIYGVKKVLGKADGHKAYVFAGIFVLLIIASASIFSLALGKPAPGNPSGGLIGFYITDASIGLVSVIGSYMLFIPLLIVTLMYLIPFSLVDLLRAVKEKTVKGASSIPVIMPSLKMEKPREKKQPTIKEEPLTVIPEKQGHLPLKYPEKKLKPTDRVSGKYELPTLELLNDPPPSKSRPSKEELLEVSELLEKKLMDFSVEGRVTYVSPGPIVTMFEYQPAPGIKINKVVSLTDDLAMAFKANSLRISPIPGKSTLGIEVPNKESEDVFLQDILASDTFRKAHSKLTMVLGKDIFGNPVVADLAKMPHLLVAGATGSGKSVGINTMILSLLYRATPADVKMLMIDPKMLELSAYQDIPHLIMPVVTNPKEASAALRKVVFEMERRYRLLAESGSRNIEAYNAKLKSGALPESISATEKGDARREPLPYIIVLIDELSDLMLVSAHEVEDSIARLAQMARAAGIHLILATQRPSVDVITGVIKANFPSRIAFHVSSKIDSRIILDTYGADQLLGKGDMLYMSPGKKIQRVHGAYVSEDEVRNVVNFIKAQGNPDYNIFKELTAEPERESNLLEEQDELYKEAKDLVLSTGQASISYIQRRMKIGYNRAARIMEMMEEEGIVGPAGEAGKSREVFGRD; this is translated from the coding sequence ATGGACAAGGTCGGCAGGATAAAGGAAGAGATCGCCGGTATCTTATACCTGCTTGTAGGCATCGTCATCCTTGTCAGCCTCTTCAGCCACAGCGCATGGGATCCCTCATTTTTTACCAACAATCCTATCGGTCACGGCGGGATAAATAATACGCTCGGGCCTTTCGGCTCTTACCTTTCAGACATGCTGCTGCAACTGATGGGGCTGAGCGCTTATCTCTTCCCAACGGTCCTCATGATATACGGCGTAAAAAAAGTTCTCGGCAAGGCAGACGGACACAAGGCTTATGTCTTTGCGGGGATTTTTGTTCTGCTGATAATCGCTTCAGCCTCGATCTTTTCACTCGCATTAGGCAAGCCGGCTCCGGGCAATCCTTCAGGCGGACTTATAGGTTTTTACATCACTGATGCGTCTATCGGTTTAGTTTCTGTCATTGGCTCATATATGCTCTTCATCCCTCTTCTGATAGTGACGCTCATGTATCTCATTCCCTTCTCTCTTGTAGACCTTTTAAGAGCTGTCAAGGAGAAGACTGTAAAAGGGGCAAGTTCGATACCTGTGATCATGCCCTCATTGAAGATGGAAAAGCCGAGAGAGAAGAAGCAGCCGACCATCAAAGAGGAGCCGCTGACTGTGATACCTGAAAAACAGGGGCATCTGCCGCTTAAGTATCCTGAAAAGAAGCTGAAGCCGACTGACAGGGTCAGCGGGAAATACGAGCTCCCGACACTTGAACTTTTAAATGACCCGCCGCCTTCAAAATCAAGGCCGTCAAAAGAGGAGCTGCTTGAGGTATCTGAACTTCTTGAGAAGAAGCTTATGGACTTCTCTGTCGAAGGCAGGGTCACCTATGTATCTCCAGGCCCAATTGTCACGATGTTCGAATATCAGCCCGCTCCGGGTATAAAGATAAACAAGGTCGTCTCGCTCACAGACGATCTCGCCATGGCATTCAAGGCAAACAGCCTGAGAATATCTCCGATACCCGGAAAGTCCACCTTAGGCATAGAGGTTCCGAACAAGGAGAGTGAGGATGTATTTCTTCAGGACATCCTTGCCTCAGACACATTCAGAAAGGCGCACTCAAAGCTGACGATGGTGCTTGGAAAAGATATCTTCGGCAATCCTGTAGTTGCCGACCTCGCAAAGATGCCGCACCTGCTTGTCGCCGGAGCTACGGGGTCAGGCAAGAGCGTCGGAATAAATACGATGATACTGAGCCTTCTATACAGGGCGACTCCGGCAGATGTGAAGATGCTGATGATAGACCCGAAGATGCTGGAGCTCTCCGCGTATCAGGACATACCGCACCTTATCATGCCTGTTGTCACAAACCCTAAAGAGGCTTCGGCAGCTCTGAGAAAGGTGGTATTTGAGATGGAGCGGCGCTACAGGCTCCTTGCAGAGTCAGGCTCAAGAAACATAGAGGCGTACAACGCTAAGCTTAAAAGCGGCGCACTGCCCGAGAGCATATCTGCCACTGAAAAGGGCGACGCGCGGAGAGAACCGCTGCCGTATATCATCGTCCTCATTGACGAGCTCTCAGACCTTATGCTCGTATCTGCGCATGAGGTGGAGGACTCCATAGCCAGGCTTGCACAGATGGCGCGCGCCGCAGGCATACATCTGATACTCGCGACACAGAGGCCGTCTGTTGATGTCATCACAGGCGTGATAAAGGCAAACTTCCCTTCAAGAATAGCCTTTCATGTTTCTTCAAAGATCGACTCAAGGATAATCCTTGACACATACGGCGCTGACCAGCTCCTTGGCAAGGGAGATATGCTCTATATGAGCCCCGGCAAAAAGATACAGAGGGTACATGGCGCGTATGTAAGCGAAGATGAGGTGCGCAACGTCGTCAACTTCATAAAGGCGCAGGGCAATCCTGACTACAATATATTCAAAGAGCTCACAGCCGAACCTGAGAGAGAATCAAACCTTCTTGAAGAGCAGGATGAACTTTACAAAGAGGCAAAGGACCTCGTCCTCTCAACAGGGCAGGCATCCATTTCTTATATACAGAGAAGGATGAAGATAGGTTACAATAGGGCGGCAAGGATCATGGAGATGATGGAAGAAGAAGGCATAGTCGGCCCTGCCGGAGAAGCCGGTAAATCAAGGGAAGTATTCGGGAGAGATTGA
- a CDS encoding AtpZ/AtpI family protein gives MAEKTKKKETEGKSEKGELFRALGSASMIGINLVTSTFVGFAIGHWVLDRYLHTDPWFTIIFLLLGIASGFKHLYKVAMKQSKDNNDESEIK, from the coding sequence ATGGCTGAAAAAACAAAGAAGAAAGAAACTGAGGGTAAGTCAGAAAAAGGCGAGCTCTTCCGCGCCCTGGGCAGCGCGAGCATGATAGGGATAAACCTTGTCACTTCCACATTTGTCGGTTTTGCCATAGGGCACTGGGTGCTGGACAGGTATCTTCATACTGACCCGTGGTTCACGATAATATTTCTCCTTCTCGGCATAGCGTCGGGGTTCAAGCATCTCTATAAGGTGGCAATGAAGCAGAGTAAAGATAATAATGATGAGAGTGAAATAAAATGA
- a CDS encoding ATP synthase subunit I, whose product MNPILKGVIKKSGIIILPAVIIAIYFKWDKAPAGILAGAVFGILNLRGLIRSVERFILSKKMKAIMMLTSVFRLFGLFAVIIFLMYKKMVNPFGLLFGFSVVFFLILTEGLKAANREE is encoded by the coding sequence ATGAATCCGATATTAAAAGGCGTAATTAAAAAGAGCGGTATAATAATTCTGCCCGCAGTCATTATCGCTATCTACTTTAAATGGGATAAGGCGCCTGCAGGCATACTCGCCGGCGCAGTATTCGGAATACTGAACCTGAGGGGGCTTATAAGGTCTGTTGAGAGGTTTATCTTATCAAAGAAGATGAAGGCGATAATGATGCTTACAAGCGTCTTCAGGCTGTTTGGATTATTTGCTGTTATCATTTTTTTGATGTACAAAAAGATGGTCAACCCGTTCGGCCTTCTCTTCGGCTTTAGTGTTGTATTCTTTCTGATACTCACAGAGGGGCTGAAGGCTGCAAATAGAGAAGAATAA
- a CDS encoding undecaprenyl-diphosphate phosphatase, which yields MFEVFQAIILGILQGLTEFLPVSSSAHLIILPWFLKWEGIINSLSFDVALHFGTLIALLYYFKKDWVDMFKGVPSKEGLFRDLVIGTLPAVTVGLFLHEWISSLRDPLIIIYALCAVSVLMILIEKKYHPAAERSDFYKIDQKDALFIGIAQVFALVPGVSRSGITIVAGMARGYKREAAARFSFMLSTPIVAGACMLEGRKLLGAEPLDLKIFFTGIAASAVTGFFVIKYLLYFLQKHTLKPFAYYRFLLASVIIFTIWTRSAG from the coding sequence ATGTTCGAGGTATTTCAGGCGATAATTTTAGGTATCCTGCAGGGGCTGACCGAATTTTTGCCGGTCAGCAGTTCAGCCCATCTCATTATTCTGCCATGGTTTCTTAAATGGGAAGGGATCATTAATTCACTTTCCTTTGATGTAGCGCTCCATTTCGGCACCCTCATAGCTCTTCTTTACTACTTCAAAAAAGACTGGGTAGACATGTTCAAAGGCGTTCCGTCAAAAGAGGGGCTATTCAGAGACCTGGTCATCGGCACCCTGCCCGCAGTAACAGTAGGGCTATTTTTGCATGAATGGATCTCATCTCTCAGAGATCCCCTGATCATAATCTACGCTCTATGCGCAGTCTCGGTCTTAATGATCCTCATTGAGAAAAAATATCATCCGGCAGCAGAGAGGTCTGATTTTTACAAAATAGACCAGAAGGATGCCTTGTTTATCGGCATCGCGCAGGTCTTCGCGCTTGTCCCCGGCGTCTCAAGGTCCGGGATAACGATAGTCGCGGGCATGGCAAGGGGATATAAGAGAGAGGCGGCCGCGCGCTTCTCATTTATGCTGAGCACGCCGATCGTGGCAGGGGCATGCATGCTTGAGGGAAGAAAACTGCTGGGCGCAGAACCTTTAGATCTCAAGATATTTTTTACAGGCATCGCCGCCTCAGCGGTCACGGGATTTTTCGTAATAAAATACCTTCTTTACTTCTTGCAGAAACACACGCTCAAGCCCTTTGCTTATTATCGTTTTTTACTTGCTTCTGTTATTATATTCACCATATGGACAAGGTCGGCAGGATAA
- a CDS encoding ABC transporter permease, with protein MFIYIIKRLFEMIPTLFGITILSFLIIHLAPGKPTDMLTDMNPKITPEARVKLEQYYGLDKPITVQYGMWLKRIVKLDFGESFSTDRRPVMQKIWDTKQPLIERRLFITFMINVISMFIIFLFAIPIGVSSATHQYSLYDKFTTTFVFLGFAIPSFWLALLMMMLFGIQLDWLPISGVKSMDYDSLTLLGKIWDRAQHLILPLFVSSFGGLAGLSRYMRSNMLEVIRQDYITTARAKGLPESKVIYKHAMKNAVLPIITLLGLSVPGLIGGSVIFENIFGIPGMGQMFFMGVMTRDYPLIMGILTIGAFLTLIGNLLADLGYMFADPRIRAR; from the coding sequence ATGTTTATTTATATCATTAAAAGGCTCTTTGAGATGATCCCCACCCTCTTTGGGATAACCATCCTCTCGTTTCTCATTATCCATCTTGCGCCGGGCAAGCCTACTGACATGCTCACAGATATGAACCCGAAGATAACGCCTGAGGCAAGGGTAAAACTTGAACAGTACTACGGCCTTGATAAGCCTATCACAGTGCAGTACGGGATGTGGCTCAAGAGGATCGTGAAGCTTGATTTCGGCGAATCATTCTCAACTGACAGAAGGCCTGTCATGCAGAAGATCTGGGATACAAAGCAGCCGCTCATTGAAAGGCGGCTCTTTATAACTTTCATGATAAATGTTATCTCAATGTTCATCATCTTCCTCTTCGCAATACCCATAGGCGTATCTTCGGCAACGCATCAATATTCGCTCTACGACAAGTTCACGACCACATTTGTCTTTCTCGGTTTTGCCATTCCCTCATTCTGGCTCGCGCTTCTCATGATGATGCTATTCGGCATACAGCTCGACTGGCTTCCGATATCAGGGGTAAAGTCAATGGATTATGATTCACTTACGCTGCTTGGCAAGATATGGGACAGGGCGCAGCATCTCATACTGCCGCTCTTTGTCTCTTCATTCGGCGGACTAGCGGGGCTGTCAAGATATATGAGAAGCAACATGCTTGAGGTCATAAGGCAGGACTACATAACAACGGCAAGGGCAAAGGGTCTGCCTGAGAGCAAGGTCATATACAAGCACGCGATGAAGAACGCCGTGCTTCCGATAATCACACTGCTCGGCCTTTCAGTGCCGGGGCTTATCGGCGGAAGCGTTATCTTTGAAAATATCTTCGGCATCCCGGGAATGGGGCAGATGTTCTTCATGGGTGTAATGACGAGGGATTATCCGCTTATCATGGGCATCCTGACGATAGGTGCGTTCTTAACATTGATAGGGAATCTTCTCGCTGACCTTGGATACATGTTTGCAGACCCGAGGATAAGGGCAAGATAA
- a CDS encoding outer membrane lipoprotein carrier protein LolA — MKKELSEYINRSAFIYFFFVIILAVSSAASAASLDETISMIEKKAGEIKDISGSFLQESYLTDLERTEKYSGNFFIKKPSMVRWKYAEPRDEEVYITTDAIWIHKRLAKQAVKSKFTENAYGQAPIALLASLQNLKADFDITATGKADILKLKPKRKIGSIKEILMQTSSTDFPVNSFKIFDIYGNNVIITIKDVRTNTGLEDKAFIFKPTADMEIFEY, encoded by the coding sequence ATGAAGAAAGAGTTGTCAGAATATATAAACCGTTCAGCATTTATTTATTTTTTCTTTGTGATCATCCTGGCTGTCAGCTCAGCAGCCTCAGCAGCCTCTCTTGATGAAACCATATCAATGATAGAGAAGAAGGCAGGTGAGATCAAAGATATAAGCGGCTCCTTCCTGCAGGAAAGTTATCTGACAGACCTTGAGCGCACAGAAAAATATTCCGGCAACTTCTTTATCAAAAAACCGTCCATGGTAAGGTGGAAGTATGCCGAGCCGAGAGATGAAGAGGTATATATCACAACAGACGCGATATGGATACACAAAAGGCTGGCAAAGCAGGCTGTGAAGAGCAAGTTTACGGAAAATGCCTATGGCCAGGCTCCCATCGCCCTTCTCGCAAGCCTACAGAACCTGAAGGCTGACTTTGATATCACAGCCACAGGCAAGGCGGATATCCTGAAACTCAAACCTAAACGCAAGATAGGTTCGATAAAAGAGATCCTGATGCAGACGAGCAGCACCGATTTCCCTGTAAATTCATTTAAAATATTTGACATATACGGCAACAACGTCATCATCACGATAAAAGATGTCCGCACAAATACCGGGCTTGAGGATAAGGCCTTTATATTCAAACCAACAGCTGATATGGAAATATTTGAGTATTGA